In Paenibacillus sp. J23TS9, a single genomic region encodes these proteins:
- a CDS encoding response regulator transcription factor: MTARILIIEDETTIAQLERDYFELNSFIVDLCHSGTEGLDLALHSDYDLVIIDLQLPGMNGFDLCSQIRQAKEVPILIVSAKKEEIDKIRAFNLGADDYITKPFSPSELVARAKAHLTRYERLLARQQHVQKSEIQIRGLVIDQSARRVHVRNQEVIFTTREFNLLKFLASHPNRVFSKNELFERIWGMDSNGDIATVTVHVRKLREKIEIDPSNPQYIETVWGAGYRFTV; this comes from the coding sequence ATGACGGCGCGCATTCTCATCATTGAAGACGAAACGACAATTGCCCAGCTGGAGCGGGATTATTTTGAACTGAACAGTTTTATTGTTGATTTATGCCATTCAGGAACTGAAGGGTTGGATCTTGCTCTTCACAGCGACTACGATCTTGTGATCATCGATCTGCAGCTTCCCGGCATGAACGGCTTTGACTTATGCAGCCAAATCAGACAGGCCAAGGAAGTTCCGATTCTGATCGTTTCGGCAAAAAAAGAAGAAATCGATAAAATTCGTGCATTTAATCTTGGCGCTGACGATTACATTACGAAGCCCTTTAGTCCCAGCGAACTGGTTGCCCGGGCCAAAGCTCATCTGACGCGATACGAACGGCTTTTGGCAAGGCAGCAGCATGTACAGAAATCCGAGATCCAGATCCGCGGCCTGGTCATTGATCAATCTGCCCGCAGGGTGCATGTACGCAATCAAGAGGTGATATTTACGACCCGAGAATTCAATCTGCTGAAATTTTTAGCAAGCCATCCGAACCGCGTCTTCAGCAAAAACGAACTTTTCGAGCGGATCTGGGGCATGGATTCGAACGGAGATATCGCGACGGTCACCGTTCATGTCCGCAAACTGCGGGAAAAAATCGAAATTGATCCCTCCAATCCGCAGTACATCGAGACAGTCTGGGGCGCAGGCTACCGATTCACCGTCTGA
- a CDS encoding DUF4822 domain-containing protein, translated as MKSVNSWAEHFYVEGGKATRGQVAYLLNTAYKAILSPNARIIKGQEMADILSSTDWQGTRVYDKDNNDLTNENANFIGLAKYDVKSGRYEFFDAKTGESRGDRGTFFITNDGEKRILISESMNYQAVVDMTKLNKNVFTYKRMGKDAQGNDVEVFVEHVPYQGKKLAFTDSDKPLNATTGDINKTVDGDQILGSTLWHGTKVLDENGNDVTEYNSNFISLAKFDDKSNKYEFFNVKTGESRGDYGYFDIVHENKIRAHVSIGKNKYGIAVELTELNHNKFTYKRTGKDKDGKDITVFVEHEPYEGNFNPTFAF; from the coding sequence GTGAAATCGGTGAATTCCTGGGCGGAACACTTTTATGTCGAAGGAGGCAAAGCAACACGCGGTCAAGTGGCATATCTGCTGAACACGGCATATAAAGCGATTCTTTCACCAAATGCTAGGATCATAAAAGGTCAGGAAATGGCTGACATTCTTAGCAGCACAGATTGGCAAGGTACAAGAGTATACGACAAAGATAACAACGACTTGACAAATGAAAATGCAAACTTCATTGGTCTGGCGAAATATGATGTAAAGTCAGGAAGATATGAATTTTTCGATGCTAAAACAGGTGAAAGTCGTGGCGATAGAGGGACATTCTTTATTACGAATGACGGGGAAAAGAGGATATTAATTTCAGAATCAATGAATTATCAAGCAGTTGTTGACATGACAAAACTAAATAAAAATGTTTTCACATATAAAAGAATGGGGAAAGATGCTCAGGGCAACGATGTAGAGGTATTTGTCGAGCATGTTCCATATCAAGGAAAAAAGCTTGCTTTTACTGATTCGGACAAGCCGTTGAATGCTACTACAGGAGATATTAATAAAACCGTAGATGGAGATCAAATTTTAGGCAGTACCCTTTGGCATGGAACAAAAGTATTGGATGAGAATGGCAATGATGTAACAGAGTATAATTCCAATTTTATAAGTCTGGCAAAATTTGACGACAAGTCTAATAAATATGAGTTTTTCAATGTTAAAACAGGCGAAAGCCGTGGAGATTATGGTTATTTCGATATTGTACATGAAAATAAAATAAGAGCCCATGTTTCCATTGGAAAAAACAAGTATGGTATCGCGGTTGAACTTACAGAGCTTAATCATAATAAATTTACTTATAAAAGAACGGGGAAAGACAAAGACGGAAAAGATATAACCGTATTCGTTGAACATGAGCCTTATGAAGGTAATTTCAATCCAACATTCGCTTTTTAA